In Rhinoraja longicauda isolate Sanriku21f chromosome 13, sRhiLon1.1, whole genome shotgun sequence, one genomic interval encodes:
- the LOC144599362 gene encoding centrin-3-like produces MILCNGSIVQHSAYKVAKKALGFDEKKADVLKILKDCDWDSTGKITFEDFSEVVTDWILDRDPREEMLKAFKLFDDDDSAKINLRNLSRVARELVENMTDEELCTMIDGFDKDGDGEINQEKFIAIMTGGI; encoded by the exons ATGATACTGTGCAATGGGAGCATTGTGCAGCACTCTGCTTACAAG GTTGCAAAGAAAGCTCTGGGATTTGATGAAAAGAAGGCTGATGTATTGAAGATACTGAAAGATTGTGATTGGGATAGCACTGGCAAAATTACTTTTGAAGACTTCAGTGAAGTCGTGACTGATTGGATTTTGGATAGAGATCCAAGGGAAGAAATGCTAAAAGCATTTAAACTATTTGATGATGATGACTCTGCTAAAATCAATCTTCGTAATTTGAGCAGAGTTGCAAGAGAGCTTGTTGAAAACATGACTGATGAAGAGCTATGTACAATGATTGATGGATTTGAtaaagatggagatggagagattAACCAGGAAAAATTCATTGCTATTATGACTGGAGGCATCTAA